One Opitutus sp. ER46 genomic region harbors:
- a CDS encoding uroporphyrinogen decarboxylase family protein, producing MTPSQWSTFKRAARGEKLPQIPMAMIIDSPWLPGYVGVSHAEFFLNPDTWFRAHHQVHQEFPDITFVPGWWPEYGMAAEPSALGAKIKFWENNTPSDLPLLFNIEDVDRLPPYEVEADAFMGLTLQRIRMQKQRIWDTGEILPIVTSRGPMCTAGFVRGTTEFMMDLVEKPEYAHKLLDLCTRLIIDWLKAQAAAVGRDVEAIFLLDDLVGFVGEEHYKEFCHPYLKRICDAFPADWVKIYHNDANIEECLEHLPDVGFNVLNWGKQTDIADVKARIGRRLCLMGNVNPLEVGVRGTPEQVRAATLDVLEKSGGENIILSVGGGTSPGMPRANIVAMQSALAEFNSRR from the coding sequence ATGACTCCTTCCCAGTGGTCCACGTTCAAGCGCGCCGCCCGCGGCGAAAAGCTGCCCCAGATCCCGATGGCCATGATCATCGACAGCCCCTGGCTGCCGGGCTACGTGGGCGTCAGCCACGCCGAGTTTTTCCTCAACCCCGACACGTGGTTCCGCGCGCACCATCAGGTGCACCAGGAGTTCCCGGACATCACCTTCGTGCCCGGCTGGTGGCCGGAGTACGGCATGGCGGCCGAACCCTCCGCGCTCGGCGCCAAGATCAAGTTCTGGGAGAACAACACGCCGAGCGATCTGCCGCTGCTCTTCAACATCGAGGACGTCGACCGCCTCCCGCCGTACGAAGTCGAGGCCGACGCCTTCATGGGGCTCACGCTGCAGCGCATCCGGATGCAGAAGCAGCGCATCTGGGACACCGGCGAAATCCTCCCGATCGTCACCTCGCGCGGTCCGATGTGCACCGCCGGGTTCGTGCGCGGCACGACCGAGTTCATGATGGATCTCGTCGAGAAGCCTGAGTACGCGCACAAGCTCCTCGATCTCTGCACGCGCCTGATCATCGACTGGCTCAAGGCGCAGGCCGCGGCCGTCGGCCGCGATGTCGAGGCCATCTTCCTGCTCGATGACCTCGTGGGTTTCGTCGGCGAGGAGCACTACAAGGAGTTCTGCCATCCGTACCTGAAGCGGATCTGCGACGCGTTTCCGGCCGATTGGGTGAAGATTTATCACAACGACGCCAACATTGAGGAGTGCCTCGAACATCTGCCCGACGTCGGCTTCAACGTGCTCAACTGGGGCAAGCAGACCGACATCGCCGACGTGAAGGCGCGCATCGGTCGCCGCCTGTGTCTCATGGGCAATGTGAATCCCCTGGAGGTCGGAGTGCGCGGCACGCCCGAGCAGGTGCGCGCGGCCACGCTCGATGTGCTCGAGAAGAGCGGCGGCGAAAACATCATCCTCTCCGTCGGCGGTGGCACGAGCCCCGGCATGCCGCGCGCAAACATCGTCGCGATGCAGTCCGCGCTCGCGGAATTCAACTCGCGGCGGTGA
- a CDS encoding ASKHA domain-containing protein — protein sequence MPVSAARMSAQLHIDHRSCPAPVGRSLFELAEGAGVHVPSSCARQGRCKECVVEVTAGMERLTPPTADEAHLAESYRLACCARVAAEEGEIHCHTMRRGTMRIERDAADLPTTGASTALDPAVTREGDRVLLEGVEIDRRAGPLHGLAIDIGTTTVVLRLVNLETGDVVADASFENPQRFGGSDVMARIHFDSVDRTHALQRALLGYLSRTIQEFPVDPQSIYEVVIAGNSTMRDLFFGLSVHPIGQSPYQSITEIEVAAGRRASTSVSVTADHLRLPIHPRARVYGLPIISGHVGADAAACLLAIDLAHEERVVAMMDIGTNTELLLGNRHKIFAASCPAGPAFEGGQIAFGMPALPGAIEEVRMNEDGTFAISVIDNAPPDGLCGSGLVDLLSELQRTDRINPIGRYTDGARQIVVSNAGERPVTFSEADINALAQAKGANVAGLRIVAGDYGVSFADIEIFYVAGGFGRHLNLDSARRIGLIPDIPDARIRQIGNASIEGAMRALLSRTRRAELEEIVKRVSHRRLETHPQFFDIFVEGCLFQPVSATA from the coding sequence ATGCCAGTGTCGGCGGCCCGCATGAGCGCCCAACTGCACATCGACCACCGGTCCTGCCCCGCCCCGGTCGGCCGCTCGCTGTTCGAACTCGCCGAGGGCGCCGGCGTCCACGTGCCGAGTTCCTGCGCCCGCCAGGGCCGCTGCAAGGAGTGCGTCGTCGAAGTCACCGCGGGCATGGAGCGACTCACGCCGCCCACCGCGGACGAGGCCCATCTCGCCGAGTCCTACCGGCTCGCGTGCTGCGCGCGCGTCGCGGCCGAGGAAGGCGAGATCCACTGCCACACGATGCGGCGCGGCACGATGCGCATCGAGCGCGACGCCGCCGACCTGCCGACCACCGGCGCGAGCACCGCGCTCGACCCGGCGGTCACGCGCGAGGGCGACCGCGTGCTCCTCGAGGGCGTCGAGATCGACCGCCGCGCCGGCCCGCTCCACGGACTCGCGATCGACATTGGCACCACGACCGTCGTGCTCCGGCTCGTGAATCTCGAGACCGGCGACGTCGTCGCCGACGCCTCCTTCGAGAACCCGCAGCGCTTCGGCGGCTCCGATGTGATGGCGCGCATCCATTTCGACTCGGTCGACCGCACCCACGCCCTCCAGCGCGCGCTGCTCGGTTATCTCAGCCGCACGATCCAGGAGTTTCCCGTCGATCCGCAGTCGATCTACGAGGTCGTCATCGCCGGCAACTCGACGATGCGCGACTTGTTCTTCGGGTTGTCCGTCCACCCGATCGGCCAGAGCCCGTACCAATCGATCACGGAGATCGAGGTCGCGGCGGGCCGGCGCGCCTCAACCAGTGTCAGCGTCACCGCCGACCACCTGCGGCTGCCGATTCATCCGCGCGCCCGCGTTTACGGTTTGCCGATCATCAGCGGCCACGTCGGCGCCGATGCGGCGGCGTGCCTGCTCGCGATCGATCTCGCCCACGAGGAGCGCGTGGTGGCGATGATGGACATCGGGACCAACACCGAGCTGCTGCTTGGCAACCGGCACAAGATCTTCGCGGCGTCCTGCCCCGCCGGTCCCGCCTTCGAGGGCGGCCAGATCGCGTTCGGCATGCCCGCGCTGCCCGGCGCGATCGAGGAAGTGCGCATGAATGAGGACGGCACCTTCGCGATCAGCGTGATCGACAACGCTCCGCCCGACGGCCTGTGCGGCTCGGGGCTCGTCGATTTGCTGAGCGAATTGCAGCGCACGGACCGCATTAATCCCATCGGTCGCTACACCGACGGCGCGCGGCAGATCGTCGTGAGCAACGCGGGCGAGCGGCCCGTCACGTTCAGCGAGGCCGACATCAATGCGCTCGCGCAGGCCAAGGGCGCGAACGTCGCGGGCCTGCGCATTGTGGCGGGCGACTACGGTGTTTCGTTTGCGGACATCGAAATCTTCTACGTGGCCGGCGGCTTTGGCCGGCATCTGAATCTCGATTCCGCGCGCCGCATCGGACTCATTCCCGACATTCCCGATGCGCGCATTCGGCAGATTGGAAATGCGTCGATCGAAGGCGCGATGCGCGCGCTGCTTTCGCGCACGCGCCGCGCGGAACTCGAGGAAATCGTGAAGCGCGTCTCGCATCGCCGCCTCGAAACGCACCCGCAGTTTTTCGACATTTTCGTCGAAGGTTGCCTGTTCCAGCCAGTCTCCGCCACCGCCTAG
- a CDS encoding mannonate dehydratase, which translates to MKLGLGLYRHMLTRENFLFARQAGATHIVAHLVDYFRGGAHASRDDQPTGTDFGWGLAGDPHQLWTTAELLALRREVEAAGLKLEAIENFDPAHWHDVLLDGPRRPQHIENVKTLVRRLGEAGIPIMGYNFSVAGVAGRTRGNYARGEAPSVGMEGPYDAPMPNGMAWNMVVDPNAPAGNVPSATPEQLWDRLQRFLDEVLPVAEAAGVRLAAHPDDPPLPTIRQQPRLVYQPRYYQKLIDLNPSPANQLEFCIGSLAEMTEGDVYEAVDQYSRQHRLGYVHFRNVRGKVPTYKETFIDDGDVDMLRVLHILKRNGFEGVLIPDHTPQMSCGAPWHAGMAYAMGYMKAAMKFTGAD; encoded by the coding sequence ATGAAACTCGGACTCGGCCTCTACCGGCACATGCTCACGCGCGAGAACTTCCTCTTCGCGCGGCAGGCCGGCGCGACCCACATCGTTGCCCACCTCGTCGACTACTTCCGCGGCGGCGCCCACGCCTCCCGCGACGACCAGCCCACCGGCACCGACTTCGGCTGGGGCCTCGCCGGCGACCCCCACCAGCTCTGGACCACCGCCGAACTCCTCGCCCTCCGCCGCGAGGTCGAGGCCGCCGGGCTCAAGCTCGAGGCTATCGAGAACTTCGACCCCGCCCACTGGCACGACGTGCTCCTCGACGGCCCCCGCCGTCCGCAGCACATCGAGAATGTAAAGACCCTCGTCCGCCGGCTCGGCGAGGCCGGCATCCCGATCATGGGCTACAATTTCAGCGTCGCTGGCGTCGCTGGCCGCACCCGCGGCAACTACGCGCGTGGCGAGGCGCCCTCCGTCGGCATGGAGGGGCCCTACGACGCCCCCATGCCCAACGGCATGGCGTGGAACATGGTCGTCGATCCCAACGCCCCCGCCGGCAACGTCCCGTCCGCCACGCCCGAGCAGCTCTGGGACCGGCTCCAGCGTTTCCTCGACGAGGTCCTTCCCGTCGCCGAAGCCGCCGGCGTCCGACTCGCCGCCCACCCCGACGACCCGCCGCTGCCGACCATCCGCCAGCAACCGCGGCTCGTGTACCAGCCGCGGTATTACCAAAAGCTCATCGACCTCAACCCCAGCCCCGCGAACCAGCTCGAGTTCTGCATCGGCTCCCTCGCCGAGATGACCGAGGGCGACGTCTACGAGGCCGTCGACCAGTACAGCCGCCAGCACCGGCTCGGCTACGTCCACTTCCGCAACGTCCGCGGCAAGGTCCCCACCTACAAGGAGACGTTCATCGACGACGGTGACGTCGATATGCTGCGCGTGCTCCACATCCTGAAGCGCAACGGCTTCGAGGGCGTCCTCATCCCCGACCATACCCCGCAGATGTCCTGCGGCGCCCCCTGGCACGCCGGCATGGCTTACGCGATGGGCTACATGAAGGCCGCGATGAAGTTCACGGGCGCGGATTAA
- a CDS encoding TIM-barrel domain-containing protein: MQTSFTKVFLLLSVGLAPLGLPGARAAASGLDPAGQPEAVVRPAAGAFAFVPLEHGVQFAVGGVVKNVLFYTDGVVRVTANLGATYTTQPSLAVMARPERVALTVEEAPAELSVRSSRLRVVADKTTGALSFFDARGQLFTREHQRRPAAIKPVTISGAPTYEVSTTFTLAPDESLYGLGQYNQSYMDYRGKEVLLVQTNIGSVVPFLTSTRRYGILWDIYSKMTFRDEAAGATLWAESAPAGVDYYFVSGATMDDVIAGYRRLTGAAPMFPRQAYGLFMSKERYKTQARLLEVVRSFRQDRFPLDFIVQDWQYWGGDKDGTWSGMIWDHERFPDPAGLTKTLHEELHVKLMNSIWPSVGNDTALARELDQHGLRFAPLHWISQRARIYDAFSAEGRAIYFKHIKQGLLDVGVDALWMDGTEVEVGGACHDPAEVERDIKGLGVNALGDFTRYLNPYTLVTTQGTYEGQRASGDRRVFTLTRSAWAGQQRYAAVPWSGDTTASWETLRAQIAGGVNVAMAGLPYWSQDTGGFFVNYPGKEKNPEYQELYARWNQFGAFNPIYRIHGTSIEREPYLFRESAPELYASLRRAAELRYALLPYIYSLAWQTTARGYTLMRGLPMDFPDDPAVRHRDDAFMFGPALLVHPVTRAMYHRGDPLPPTIPNEALKTPEGEAGLAVQYYADINLQTPAGKTIDATVEHAWPGPPLANPPPGLDRFDHFSARWSGFLTAPEDGTYEIGAEYDDGARLYLDGKLIVDDWSSGPKRYRGAQVALKKGQPVALRAEYYQGTYGRYFRLTWRSPEELRALASRSKDVDNTMETYLPAGTDWYDFWTGKRFKGGATVTKKCPLDTFPLYARAGSIVPMGPVVQYATERLDAPYEVRVYAGADARFTLYEDDNETYAYERGERATFDLVWHDADRTLVVEARQGAFPGLVRQRELKVVLIAGPESLAKSLLYTGARTEVRFAR; encoded by the coding sequence ATGCAGACCTCATTCACCAAGGTGTTCCTGTTGCTGTCCGTCGGCCTCGCCCCGTTGGGCCTGCCTGGAGCGAGGGCGGCGGCGAGCGGACTCGACCCCGCCGGCCAGCCTGAGGCGGTGGTGCGCCCGGCGGCCGGCGCCTTTGCGTTCGTGCCGCTCGAGCACGGCGTGCAGTTCGCCGTCGGCGGGGTCGTGAAGAACGTCCTCTTCTATACGGATGGCGTGGTGCGCGTGACGGCGAACCTCGGCGCGACGTACACGACGCAGCCGAGCCTGGCGGTGATGGCGCGGCCGGAGCGGGTGGCGCTGACGGTGGAAGAAGCGCCGGCGGAGCTCTCGGTCCGGTCGTCCCGGCTGCGGGTGGTCGCGGACAAGACGACGGGCGCGCTCTCGTTTTTCGACGCGCGCGGGCAGCTGTTTACGCGTGAGCACCAGCGGCGGCCCGCGGCGATCAAACCCGTCACGATCTCTGGCGCGCCGACGTACGAGGTCAGCACGACGTTCACGCTGGCCCCGGACGAATCGCTGTATGGCCTCGGCCAGTACAACCAGTCCTACATGGACTACCGCGGAAAGGAGGTCCTGCTGGTCCAGACGAACATCGGTAGCGTGGTGCCGTTCCTGACCTCGACCCGCCGCTACGGCATCCTGTGGGACATCTACTCGAAGATGACCTTTCGCGACGAGGCGGCGGGCGCGACGCTCTGGGCCGAGAGCGCGCCGGCGGGCGTCGATTACTACTTTGTGTCCGGGGCGACGATGGACGACGTGATCGCCGGTTACCGGCGGCTCACGGGCGCGGCGCCGATGTTCCCGCGCCAGGCGTACGGGTTGTTCATGAGCAAGGAACGCTACAAGACGCAGGCGCGGCTGCTGGAGGTGGTGCGGAGCTTTCGGCAGGACCGCTTCCCGTTGGATTTCATCGTGCAGGACTGGCAATACTGGGGCGGGGACAAGGACGGGACCTGGAGCGGGATGATCTGGGACCACGAGCGGTTTCCGGATCCGGCGGGCTTGACGAAGACGCTGCACGAAGAGCTGCACGTCAAACTCATGAACTCGATCTGGCCCTCGGTGGGAAACGACACTGCCCTTGCCCGGGAACTCGATCAGCACGGGCTGCGGTTCGCGCCGCTGCACTGGATCTCCCAGCGGGCGAGAATCTACGACGCGTTCAGCGCCGAGGGGCGGGCCATTTACTTCAAGCACATCAAGCAAGGGCTGCTCGATGTCGGCGTGGACGCGCTGTGGATGGATGGCACGGAGGTGGAAGTCGGCGGCGCGTGCCACGATCCCGCGGAGGTGGAACGCGACATCAAGGGTCTGGGCGTCAACGCCCTCGGGGACTTCACGCGCTACCTCAACCCGTACACGCTGGTGACGACGCAGGGCACCTACGAGGGGCAGCGGGCGAGCGGTGACCGGCGCGTGTTCACGCTGACGCGTTCCGCCTGGGCCGGGCAGCAGCGCTATGCGGCGGTGCCGTGGTCGGGCGACACGACTGCGAGTTGGGAAACGTTGCGTGCCCAGATCGCGGGCGGGGTGAACGTCGCGATGGCCGGGCTGCCGTACTGGAGCCAGGACACGGGCGGGTTCTTCGTGAACTACCCGGGCAAGGAAAAGAACCCCGAGTACCAGGAGCTGTACGCGCGGTGGAACCAGTTCGGCGCGTTCAATCCCATCTACCGGATCCACGGCACCAGCATCGAGCGCGAGCCCTACCTGTTCAGGGAATCGGCTCCCGAGCTTTACGCCTCGCTCCGCCGGGCGGCTGAGCTGCGGTATGCGTTGCTCCCCTACATCTACTCCCTCGCGTGGCAGACGACCGCGCGGGGCTACACCCTGATGCGGGGCCTGCCGATGGATTTCCCGGATGACCCGGCCGTGCGGCACCGCGACGACGCCTTCATGTTCGGCCCGGCGCTGCTGGTGCATCCCGTGACGCGGGCGATGTACCACCGGGGCGACCCGTTGCCGCCGACGATCCCAAACGAGGCCCTGAAGACCCCGGAGGGCGAAGCGGGACTCGCGGTGCAGTACTACGCCGACATCAACCTGCAGACGCCCGCTGGGAAGACGATCGATGCCACGGTGGAGCACGCGTGGCCCGGCCCGCCGCTGGCGAATCCCCCGCCCGGGTTGGACCGGTTCGACCATTTCTCGGCGCGGTGGTCCGGGTTTTTGACCGCGCCGGAGGACGGGACATACGAGATCGGCGCGGAATACGACGACGGGGCGAGGCTCTACCTCGATGGGAAATTGATCGTGGACGACTGGTCGTCGGGTCCGAAGCGCTACCGCGGTGCCCAGGTCGCCTTGAAGAAAGGCCAGCCCGTGGCGCTCCGAGCGGAGTATTACCAAGGCACGTACGGCCGGTACTTCCGGTTGACGTGGCGTTCGCCCGAGGAGCTGCGCGCCCTCGCCAGCCGATCCAAGGACGTGGACAACACGATGGAGACGTATCTTCCGGCGGGAACCGACTGGTACGACTTCTGGACCGGCAAACGATTCAAGGGCGGGGCCACCGTGACGAAGAAGTGTCCGCTGGACACCTTCCCCCTGTACGCGCGGGCGGGCTCGATCGTGCCGATGGGGCCGGTGGTGCAATACGCCACCGAGCGTCTGGATGCCCCTTACGAGGTGCGGGTTTACGCGGGCGCGGACGCGAGGTTCACCCTCTACGAGGACGACAACGAGACGTACGCCTATGAACGCGGGGAACGCGCGACGTTCGATCTCGTGTGGCACGACGCGGACAGGACGCTCGTGGTCGAAGCGCGCCAAGGGGCCTTCCCGGGGCTGGTGCGGCAGCGTGAACTCAAGGTGGTTCTCATCGCGGGCCCGGAATCCTTGGCCAAGAGCCTTCTCTACACCGGGGCGCGCACGGAGGTGCGCTTCGCGCGCTGA
- a CDS encoding class I SAM-dependent methyltransferase produces MNAPDRANGYETSAAAFMGARSNRGEAVVRTWARRLPSGASVLDVGCGHGVPVSQVLVDERLVVYGLDASPTLLADFRRRFPHAVTACSTIEESDFFARTFAGVVAWGVVFLLPPDVQALLIHKAARALAPGGLLLFTAPHQACEWTDALTGGSSVSLGAAGYTRLLAAEGMSVIAQGRDDGDNHYYIAAKDNSGGSGR; encoded by the coding sequence ATGAATGCTCCTGACCGCGCCAACGGCTACGAAACCAGCGCGGCGGCGTTCATGGGCGCGCGTTCGAACCGGGGTGAAGCCGTGGTGCGGACCTGGGCGCGCCGGCTGCCGTCGGGCGCCAGTGTGCTCGATGTCGGCTGCGGGCATGGCGTGCCCGTTTCGCAGGTGCTCGTTGACGAGCGGTTGGTGGTCTACGGCCTTGATGCCTCGCCGACGCTGCTGGCGGACTTTCGCCGGCGGTTTCCGCACGCCGTCACGGCGTGCAGCACCATCGAGGAATCCGACTTCTTTGCGCGCACGTTTGCTGGCGTGGTCGCGTGGGGAGTGGTGTTCCTGCTCCCGCCCGACGTCCAGGCTCTCCTGATCCACAAGGCGGCCCGCGCCCTCGCGCCGGGAGGCCTGCTGCTGTTTACCGCGCCGCACCAAGCCTGTGAATGGACGGATGCGCTGACCGGCGGCAGCTCCGTGTCACTCGGTGCCGCCGGCTACACGCGCCTCCTGGCGGCGGAAGGGATGAGCGTCATCGCGCAAGGGCGCGACGATGGCGACAACCACTACTACATCGCGGCGAAGGACAATTCCGGCGGAAGTGGGCGATAG
- a CDS encoding glycosyl hydrolase 115 family protein — MSRITRRFLAACRRAAIVARPLRTPRAAFSRRWTAGLQLAGVLLATLVIAAPLRAVVGEPAYVSFAPAEGAFALATTDATAGIVVAAEDWPGVIRVARDLQADIRRVTTRTPTLTVGAPTSASGDVVLVGTLGRAAWIDELVRAGKLDVSPIRGRWESWVRQVIEQPFPGVARALVIVGSDKRGAIYGTYDLSAQIGVSPWYWWADVTPDRHDALYVAPPRFVQGPPAVRYRGIFLNDEAPALTNWVRAKYGDAPVRDKPPVPPGIANYGREFYATIFEVLLRLRGNYLWPAMWDNAFNEDDSANAALADEYGIVMGTSHQEPMLRSQMEWDRRHKATIGHWNYAQHPALLEDFWREGIRRNRAFESIITMGLRGANDTEMAAGGPDAHRDLLEHIVARQRDILRQELTPDVARVPQLWCLYKEVQDYYEAGMRVPDDVTLLWAEDNWGNVRRLPTAAERERPGGAGVYYHFDYHGGPRSYQWLNTNPLPKIWDQMALAHQYGADRIWIVNAGHFKGYEVPVEFFIDLAWNPARWHGGNLDEFLRAWATREFGPAAAPEAAALVAGYAKFNGRRKPELLAPSTYSLVHAREAERVVADFNALAARARALAATLPAAKRDAFYQLVQFPTEASALVNELYVAAGRNALYARQGRASANDFAAETRRLFQADLDLMAYYNGEYAGGRWAHFMDQAHLGYTTWRDPPRNSLDAVPLVTHPVPAAAAPALAVEGSEDAWPQLAATTATPVLTAPRLPTFDAVNRQRYYIELFNRGAAPFTFTATPSAPWIRLSAREGRVTGDQRLWVSLDWPSVPPGAPEGSIEFRCGAVRLTVGVSAFRPATTPVAGAFVENNGVVAIEAEHAARHRPAANGRWTRIADYGHTLSGLRAEAPANQPPATPGQDAALLEYRAHVFAGGPAELTLTWSPTLNFMPDRPMRYAVAIDDAKPQIVTLVAANFRAEHHNREWEKVVADNARRSTTRHTLAAPGEHTIRIWMVDPGLVLQRVVLHRTPLPPTYLGPVESLRAP, encoded by the coding sequence ATGTCCCGCATCACCCGTCGCTTTCTCGCTGCCTGCCGCCGCGCGGCCATCGTTGCCCGCCCGCTGCGCACACCGCGAGCCGCCTTTTCGCGTCGGTGGACCGCGGGCCTGCAACTCGCCGGCGTCCTGCTGGCAACGCTCGTGATCGCGGCGCCGCTGCGGGCCGTGGTCGGCGAGCCGGCGTACGTCAGCTTTGCCCCGGCCGAAGGCGCCTTCGCCCTGGCCACCACCGACGCCACGGCCGGGATCGTCGTCGCCGCCGAGGACTGGCCGGGCGTAATCCGGGTCGCCCGCGATCTCCAGGCCGATATCCGCCGCGTCACCACCCGCACGCCCACGCTGACCGTCGGCGCCCCCACCAGCGCCTCCGGCGACGTCGTGCTCGTGGGCACACTCGGACGCGCCGCCTGGATCGACGAGCTCGTGCGCGCCGGGAAGCTGGACGTTTCTCCCATCCGCGGGCGCTGGGAATCCTGGGTCCGCCAGGTGATCGAGCAGCCGTTCCCCGGCGTCGCCCGCGCGCTCGTCATCGTCGGCAGCGACAAGCGGGGCGCGATCTACGGCACCTACGACTTGTCCGCCCAGATCGGCGTCTCCCCGTGGTACTGGTGGGCGGACGTCACGCCCGACCGCCACGATGCGTTGTACGTGGCGCCGCCGCGTTTTGTGCAGGGGCCGCCGGCCGTTCGCTACCGCGGCATCTTCCTCAACGACGAGGCGCCGGCGCTCACCAACTGGGTCCGCGCGAAATACGGCGACGCGCCCGTGCGCGACAAGCCGCCCGTCCCGCCGGGCATCGCCAACTACGGCCGCGAGTTCTACGCCACGATCTTCGAGGTCCTGCTCCGCCTGCGCGGCAACTATCTCTGGCCGGCGATGTGGGACAACGCGTTCAACGAGGACGATTCCGCCAACGCCGCCCTCGCCGACGAGTACGGCATCGTGATGGGCACCTCGCACCAGGAGCCAATGCTCCGCTCGCAAATGGAGTGGGACCGCCGCCACAAGGCCACGATCGGCCACTGGAACTACGCCCAGCACCCCGCGCTGCTCGAGGATTTCTGGCGCGAGGGCATCCGCCGCAACCGCGCATTCGAAAGCATCATCACCATGGGCCTGCGCGGCGCCAACGACACCGAGATGGCCGCCGGCGGCCCCGACGCCCACCGCGACCTGCTCGAGCATATCGTCGCCCGCCAGCGCGACATCCTCCGCCAGGAACTCACGCCCGACGTCGCCCGCGTCCCGCAGCTGTGGTGCCTCTACAAGGAGGTGCAGGACTACTACGAGGCGGGGATGCGCGTACCCGACGACGTCACGCTGCTCTGGGCCGAGGACAACTGGGGCAACGTGCGGCGGCTGCCCACCGCGGCGGAGCGCGAGCGCCCGGGCGGCGCGGGCGTGTATTACCATTTCGACTACCACGGCGGCCCGCGCAGCTACCAGTGGCTCAACACCAACCCGCTGCCGAAGATCTGGGACCAGATGGCGCTCGCCCACCAGTACGGCGCCGACCGGATCTGGATCGTCAACGCCGGCCACTTCAAGGGCTACGAGGTGCCGGTCGAGTTCTTCATCGACCTCGCCTGGAACCCCGCCCGCTGGCACGGCGGCAACCTCGATGAGTTCCTCCGCGCCTGGGCCACCCGCGAGTTCGGCCCCGCCGCCGCCCCGGAAGCCGCCGCCCTCGTCGCGGGCTACGCCAAGTTCAACGGCCGGCGAAAGCCCGAGCTCCTCGCCCCCTCGACCTACAGCCTCGTGCACGCGCGCGAGGCCGAGCGCGTCGTCGCCGACTTCAACGCCCTCGCCGCCCGCGCCCGCGCGCTCGCCGCCACGCTGCCGGCCGCCAAGCGCGACGCGTTCTACCAGCTCGTGCAGTTCCCCACCGAGGCGTCCGCCCTCGTCAACGAGCTCTACGTCGCCGCCGGCCGCAACGCCCTCTACGCCCGCCAGGGCCGCGCCAGCGCCAACGACTTTGCCGCCGAGACGCGCCGCCTCTTCCAGGCCGACCTCGATCTGATGGCGTATTACAACGGCGAGTACGCCGGCGGCCGCTGGGCCCATTTCATGGACCAGGCGCACCTCGGCTACACCACGTGGCGCGATCCGCCGCGCAACTCGCTCGACGCCGTCCCGCTCGTCACCCACCCGGTCCCCGCCGCCGCCGCGCCCGCGCTCGCCGTCGAGGGCTCCGAGGACGCCTGGCCGCAGCTCGCCGCCACCACCGCCACGCCCGTTCTCACCGCGCCCCGGCTGCCGACGTTCGACGCCGTCAACCGGCAGCGCTACTACATCGAATTGTTCAACCGCGGCGCCGCGCCGTTCACCTTCACTGCCACGCCCAGCGCGCCGTGGATCCGGCTCAGCGCCCGCGAAGGCCGGGTCACCGGCGACCAGCGTCTGTGGGTCTCGCTCGACTGGCCGTCCGTCCCGCCGGGCGCCCCCGAGGGCAGCATCGAATTCCGCTGCGGCGCCGTCCGCCTCACGGTCGGCGTCAGCGCGTTCCGGCCCGCCACGACGCCCGTCGCCGGCGCGTTCGTCGAGAACAACGGCGTGGTCGCGATCGAGGCGGAACACGCCGCGCGCCACCGGCCGGCGGCCAACGGCCGTTGGACGCGCATCGCCGACTACGGTCACACGCTTTCCGGGCTGCGCGCCGAGGCGCCGGCCAACCAGCCGCCGGCCACGCCCGGCCAGGACGCAGCACTGCTTGAATACCGTGCGCACGTCTTCGCTGGCGGCCCCGCGGAGCTCACGCTGACGTGGAGCCCCACGCTGAATTTCATGCCCGACCGCCCGATGCGCTACGCGGTCGCGATCGACGACGCGAAGCCGCAGATCGTCACGCTCGTGGCCGCCAACTTCCGCGCCGAGCACCACAACCGGGAATGGGAAAAGGTGGTGGCCGACAACGCCCGCCGCTCGACCACCCGGCACACGCTCGCCGCTCCCGGCGAGCACACGATCCGAATCTGGATGGTCGATCCCGGCCTCGTCCTGCAGCGGGTCGTCCTGCATCGCACGCCCCTGCCGCCCACCTACCTCGGCCCCGTCGAAAGTCTCCGCGCGCCTTAG